A region of Allocoleopsis franciscana PCC 7113 DNA encodes the following proteins:
- a CDS encoding PspA/IM30 family protein, producing MGLMDRILRVIRANLNNLIGQAEDPEKVLEQAVEEMQQDLIQLRQAVAQAIATQKRTERQAAQAETTAQEWYNRAQLALSNGDDNLAREALTRRKSYQETAKAMRTQLTQQSAVVSKLKENMRTLESKISEAKTKKDLYIARARSAQASQKINEMLGNMGTGTAISAFERMEEKVMQLEAQSEAIAELGSTDLEKRFASLEGGNEVDSELAAMKANLMSGTESAKLPSAQTSSAQNPEVEAELKKLRSEIEGS from the coding sequence CCTCAACAACCTGATCGGGCAAGCCGAAGACCCAGAAAAAGTTCTGGAACAAGCGGTTGAGGAGATGCAGCAGGATTTAATTCAGCTGCGACAAGCTGTAGCGCAGGCGATCGCTACCCAAAAACGTACCGAACGACAAGCCGCTCAGGCTGAAACCACTGCCCAAGAATGGTATAACCGCGCCCAATTGGCTCTGTCAAACGGGGATGACAACCTGGCACGGGAAGCTCTAACGCGGCGGAAATCCTATCAGGAGACGGCTAAAGCCATGCGAACCCAACTGACGCAGCAAAGCGCTGTGGTCAGCAAGCTCAAAGAAAACATGCGGACGCTGGAGAGTAAAATCTCAGAAGCGAAAACGAAAAAAGACTTGTATATCGCTCGTGCCCGCTCCGCTCAGGCGTCCCAGAAAATTAACGAGATGCTGGGCAATATGGGGACGGGAACGGCGATCAGTGCCTTTGAGCGCATGGAAGAAAAAGTCATGCAGCTCGAAGCCCAGTCTGAAGCCATAGCGGAACTCGGAAGCACCGATTTGGAAAAGAGATTTGCCTCTCTAGAAGGGGGCAATGAGGTGGATAGCGAGTTGGCGGCGATGAAAGCGAACTTGATGAGTGGCACCGAATCAGCCAAATTACCGTCTGCTCAGACATCATCTGCCCAAAATCCAGAAGTTGAAGCCGAGCTGAAAAAACTGCGCTCTGAAATAGAAGGTTCTTGA
- a CDS encoding PspA/IM30 family protein codes for MGLFDRLSRVVRANLNDMVSKAEDPEKILEQAIIDMQEDLIQLRQAVARAIATQKRTEQQYNKNQSEANNWQNRAQLALSKGDESLAREALLRKKTVAEAAATQKTMLDQQTTQVDSLKKNLIALESKISEAKTKKDMLKSRAAAAKANEQLQGTIGRLGTGSAMAAFERMEDKVLELEARSQAGYELAGNNLEEQFALLEGGSDVDDELAQMKAQLTGGSVSQQALPASEEKASPSSNAAVDAELEALRKQIDNL; via the coding sequence ATGGGATTATTTGATCGCCTAAGCAGAGTCGTCAGAGCAAATCTGAACGATATGGTGAGCAAGGCTGAAGATCCAGAAAAAATTCTGGAGCAAGCCATTATTGATATGCAAGAAGACCTGATCCAACTGCGCCAAGCAGTGGCTAGGGCTATTGCCACTCAAAAACGCACCGAGCAACAATACAACAAAAATCAATCCGAAGCCAACAACTGGCAGAACCGTGCTCAACTCGCCCTCAGTAAAGGGGATGAGAGCCTAGCGCGGGAGGCACTTTTGCGTAAGAAGACTGTTGCCGAAGCGGCTGCTACTCAGAAAACCATGCTGGATCAGCAGACGACTCAGGTGGATAGCCTCAAGAAAAACCTGATTGCTTTGGAAAGTAAGATCTCCGAAGCTAAGACCAAGAAGGATATGCTCAAGTCCCGTGCAGCGGCGGCGAAAGCCAACGAGCAGTTGCAAGGTACAATTGGTCGCTTGGGTACCGGCTCGGCAATGGCAGCTTTTGAGCGGATGGAAGACAAAGTTTTGGAGCTGGAGGCTCGTTCTCAGGCTGGCTATGAACTGGCAGGTAATAACTTAGAAGAGCAATTTGCCCTACTCGAAGGCGGCAGCGACGTTGATGATGAGTTGGCGCAAATGAAAGCCCAATTGACCGGGGGTTCTGTCTCACAGCAAGCACTACCCGCCTCTGAGGAAAAAGCCTCTCCTTCGTCTAATGCAGCCGTTGATGCTGAATTGGAAGCTCTACGAAAGCAAATCGACAATTTATAA
- a CDS encoding thioredoxin family protein: MEGFVGNAISITDSEFETEVLKAEQPVLVYLWASWCGPCRLVSPSVDWVADTYRDRLKVFKMEVDPNPDTVKKYHVEGVPALLVFKNGEIAQSHEGAISKQKLVSLIDNHLSPAS; encoded by the coding sequence ATGGAGGGTTTTGTGGGTAACGCTATTTCAATTACGGATTCCGAGTTTGAAACCGAAGTTTTAAAAGCCGAGCAGCCTGTACTGGTCTACTTGTGGGCGTCTTGGTGTGGCCCTTGCCGCTTGGTATCGCCATCCGTAGACTGGGTGGCTGATACTTATCGCGATCGCCTAAAAGTCTTCAAGATGGAAGTCGATCCAAATCCTGACACGGTAAAGAAGTACCACGTCGAAGGCGTCCCCGCACTCCTTGTATTTAAAAACGGTGAGATTGCTCAATCCCATGAAGGTGCCATTAGCAAACAGAAATTAGTCAGCCTGATCGACAATCATTTGTCCCCCGCTTCTTAG
- a CDS encoding LL-diaminopimelate aminotransferase, translating to MQFAKRLQPLQANVFADMDQAKAKAKASGQNIIDLSLGSSDLPASEHVLEAIQESLSDNSTHGYLLFHGTQAFRQAAADWYTQRFGISVDPETEVLPLIGSQEGTAHLPLAVLNPGDFALLLDPGYPSHVGGVYLASGQIYTMPILAENNFLPVFEDIPTPVLAQSRMMVLSYPHNPTTAIAPLSFFQEAVAFCREHDLVLVHDFPYADLVFAEDTGETPNPKSLAPSILQADPDKDVSIEFFTFSKSYNMGGFRIGYAIGNAQLIRALRQVKAAVDFNQYRGILNGAIAALRGPQDSVQQSVEIFRQRRDAFVTALHKIGWQVPTPNATMYIWAKLPEPWTNDSVKFCTQLVEKTGVAASPGAGFGKAGEGYVRFALVHEPAILEMAVERMAGFLR from the coding sequence ATGCAGTTTGCCAAGCGTTTACAACCCCTGCAAGCCAATGTGTTTGCTGACATGGATCAGGCAAAGGCAAAAGCCAAAGCCTCTGGACAGAACATTATTGACCTCTCCTTAGGGTCTTCTGACCTCCCGGCATCAGAACACGTCCTAGAGGCGATTCAAGAGTCTTTGTCAGACAACAGTACTCACGGCTACTTGCTATTTCATGGTACTCAAGCCTTTCGTCAGGCAGCCGCCGACTGGTACACCCAACGATTTGGCATCTCAGTTGACCCCGAAACTGAGGTACTTCCCCTGATTGGTTCTCAAGAAGGCACGGCTCATTTACCGCTAGCCGTCCTGAACCCAGGAGATTTTGCCCTGTTGTTAGACCCTGGCTATCCCTCCCATGTTGGCGGCGTTTATCTGGCTAGTGGTCAGATCTATACCATGCCCATCCTGGCAGAAAATAACTTTTTACCTGTATTTGAAGATATTCCTACACCCGTACTCGCTCAATCTCGGATGATGGTGTTGAGCTATCCTCATAATCCTACGACGGCGATCGCGCCCTTATCGTTTTTCCAGGAGGCCGTTGCGTTTTGCCGAGAGCATGACTTAGTCTTAGTTCACGACTTTCCCTATGCAGATTTAGTCTTTGCAGAAGATACCGGGGAAACCCCCAATCCCAAATCCCTTGCCCCTTCAATTTTGCAAGCCGACCCGGATAAGGACGTTTCAATCGAGTTTTTTACCTTTTCCAAGTCTTATAATATGGGCGGCTTTCGGATTGGTTATGCGATTGGCAATGCTCAGTTGATTCGAGCGTTGCGGCAGGTGAAAGCCGCCGTTGATTTCAACCAATATCGAGGGATTTTGAATGGTGCGATCGCCGCTTTACGGGGGCCTCAAGATAGCGTTCAGCAATCGGTAGAAATTTTTCGACAACGACGGGATGCTTTCGTTACAGCCTTGCACAAAATAGGTTGGCAGGTTCCGACCCCAAACGCAACAATGTATATTTGGGCAAAGTTGCCAGAGCCTTGGACGAATGATTCGGTAAAATTCTGTACTCAACTCGTGGAAAAAACAGGCGTTGCCGCTTCACCGGGAGCGGGTTTTGGCAAAGCAGGTGAAGGATATGTCCGGTTTGCTTTAGTGCATGAACCCGCCATTCTGGAAATGGCGGTGGAACGAATGGCTGGATTTTTGCGATAG